Proteins encoded in a region of the Pseudomonas putida genome:
- a CDS encoding peptidylprolyl isomerase: MKAQARHILVKTADEAEKLKQRIANGEAFDVLAKKFSLCPSGKRGGDLGEVRPGQMVGAIDQVIFKKPLRVVHGPIKSKFGYHLVQTFYRD, from the coding sequence ATGAAAGCCCAAGCCCGCCACATTCTGGTCAAGACCGCTGACGAAGCCGAAAAGCTCAAGCAGCGCATCGCCAATGGCGAGGCTTTCGATGTGCTCGCGAAAAAGTTCTCTCTCTGCCCTTCGGGCAAGCGCGGCGGTGACCTGGGCGAAGTGCGCCCTGGGCAAATGGTCGGCGCTATCGACCAGGTGATCTTCAAAAAGCCTTTACGCGTGGTCCACGGGCCAATCAAAAGCAAGTTTGGCTACCACCTGGTGCAAACCTTCTACCGCGATTGA
- a CDS encoding LysE family translocator, which produces MDLSSLLLFIPACFALNMAPGPNNLLSLHNASRYGLRTACVAGGGRILAFSGMIALAAMGLAVVLHTSEYLFLTIKVVGAAYLFYIAWQLWRAPVGEAVVASDHPRGTWRLARQEFWVAAGNPKAILIFTAFLPQFVSVGSTTPVSEQFLWLGVLFLLLEWAAIAIYSGLGAYMQRWFSQPGPRRMFNRVSASLLGCAGLGLLAARR; this is translated from the coding sequence ATGGACCTTTCAAGCCTGCTGCTTTTCATCCCTGCCTGCTTCGCTCTGAACATGGCGCCGGGGCCGAACAACCTACTGTCGCTGCACAATGCCAGCCGGTACGGCCTGCGCACCGCCTGTGTGGCTGGTGGGGGGCGCATCCTCGCCTTCAGCGGCATGATCGCCCTGGCCGCCATGGGCCTGGCGGTGGTGCTGCATACCAGCGAATACCTGTTCCTGACCATCAAGGTAGTGGGCGCGGCGTACCTGTTCTACATCGCCTGGCAACTGTGGCGCGCACCGGTGGGCGAGGCCGTGGTGGCCAGCGATCACCCACGCGGCACCTGGCGCCTGGCGCGGCAGGAATTCTGGGTGGCGGCTGGCAACCCCAAGGCCATCCTGATATTCACCGCCTTTCTGCCGCAGTTCGTTTCGGTTGGCAGCACTACGCCTGTGAGCGAGCAGTTCCTTTGGCTGGGCGTATTGTTCCTGTTGCTGGAATGGGCGGCGATCGCCATCTACTCGGGCCTGGGCGCCTACATGCAGCGCTGGTTCAGCCAGCCCGGGCCACGGCGCATGTTCAACCGGGTCAGCGCCTCCCTGCTAGGTTGCGCTGGCCTCGGTTTGCTGGCGGCGCGGCGCTAG
- a CDS encoding AraC family transcriptional regulator, producing the protein MPRSHAVVWRDPALAHVESRRACNSRACYKAHSHPTFSIGAVDAGHSHFTGAAGGQERLTPGTLVLVPARRVHACNPEPGQAWSYQMLHVDADWLTQLRLESGLSGTEAGEPARICRAPQVYRQFCELNSLLFSRASNSEKDAALVAFLGDLDFSAHPPLVAAPALEAATLSEVLERIEHLNPARLSLEALAREAGLGRYQLIRAFRAATGFTPHAYLLNARVNRGRKLLSKGLALAEVAYQLGFADQSHFQRVFKAHVGVTPGQYRGD; encoded by the coding sequence ATGCCCCGTTCCCACGCCGTCGTGTGGCGCGACCCGGCCCTGGCGCATGTCGAAAGCCGCCGCGCCTGTAATAGCCGCGCCTGTTACAAGGCCCACAGCCACCCGACGTTTTCCATCGGTGCGGTGGATGCCGGCCACAGCCATTTCACCGGGGCTGCCGGTGGGCAAGAGCGCCTGACACCCGGCACGTTGGTACTGGTCCCGGCCCGCCGTGTGCATGCCTGCAACCCCGAGCCTGGGCAGGCCTGGAGCTACCAGATGCTGCATGTGGATGCCGACTGGCTGACGCAGCTGCGCCTGGAGTCGGGGCTGAGCGGCACCGAGGCCGGCGAGCCAGCACGCATTTGCCGGGCGCCGCAGGTCTATCGGCAGTTCTGCGAGCTGAACAGTTTGCTGTTTTCCCGCGCCAGCAACAGTGAGAAGGATGCGGCGCTGGTTGCCTTTCTGGGGGACCTGGATTTTTCCGCGCACCCACCACTGGTAGCGGCCCCTGCCCTGGAAGCCGCGACATTGAGTGAGGTGCTCGAGCGTATCGAGCACCTCAACCCAGCGCGATTGAGCCTGGAAGCACTGGCGCGGGAGGCTGGGCTTGGGCGCTATCAGCTGATCCGAGCATTTCGCGCAGCGACCGGATTTACGCCCCATGCTTATCTACTCAATGCCCGGGTCAATCGCGGCCGAAAGCTGTTGAGTAAAGGGCTGGCACTGGCAGAGGTGGCCTACCAGCTTGGGTTTGCCGACCAAAGCCATTTCCAGCGGGTGTTCAAGGCCCATGTGGGGGTGACACCGGGGCAGTACCGAGGCGATTGA
- a CDS encoding LysE family translocator, whose amino-acid sequence MQQFLIIALAHFLALLSPGPDFFLVARSSINSGWCTASGACLGIALANGAFIAMAFTGLSVLQEGSLLFTTLQLAGASYLLYIGVLFLRHAGQTSLGTVAGSQRAQGWWRNVGMGFLSGVLNPKNALFYASLASMVASASVGWKTAYAAWMFSIVLLWDLAVAVAIGNQRVLRRFARSLPWLERASGVMLVVLAGALLLHLARG is encoded by the coding sequence ATGCAACAGTTTCTGATCATCGCCCTCGCCCACTTTCTCGCCCTGCTTTCTCCCGGCCCGGACTTCTTCCTGGTCGCGCGCAGCTCGATCAACAGCGGCTGGTGCACTGCCAGCGGTGCTTGCCTGGGCATCGCCCTGGCCAACGGCGCATTCATCGCCATGGCCTTCACCGGCCTTTCGGTACTGCAGGAAGGCAGCCTGTTGTTCACCACGCTGCAGCTGGCCGGCGCCAGCTACCTGCTGTACATCGGCGTGCTGTTTCTGCGCCATGCCGGGCAAACCAGCCTGGGCACAGTCGCTGGCAGCCAGCGGGCTCAAGGCTGGTGGCGCAATGTGGGCATGGGCTTCTTGTCCGGCGTCCTCAACCCCAAGAACGCGCTGTTCTATGCCAGCCTGGCCAGCATGGTCGCCAGTGCCAGCGTCGGCTGGAAAACGGCCTACGCCGCGTGGATGTTCAGCATCGTACTGCTCTGGGATCTAGCGGTTGCCGTGGCCATTGGCAACCAGCGAGTATTGCGGCGCTTCGCCCGCAGCCTGCCGTGGCTGGAGCGGGCCTCGGGGGTCATGCTGGTGGTTTTGGCGGGGGCGTTGTTGCTGCACCTGGCGCGGGGCTGA
- a CDS encoding metallophosphoesterase: MGRFRRLIANIRGRDLAVGDIHGHFQRLQQCLDAVGFDPAVDRLFSVGDLVDRGPHSEAALEWLAQPWFHAVQGNHEALAITRVRGGRLDLDMYRAAGGSWFLDLPRGEQLRFVERFEQLPIAIEVESAAGLVGLLHADSPFADWAVLRTWLELEDDPKVREVCQWSRRRLKEGDTQPVQGLRALLVGHTPVLEAKQLGNVWHLDTGGWASGHFTLMDMRTLKLISPAPGAATTPPPKPPA, encoded by the coding sequence ATGGGACGGTTTCGGCGGCTGATCGCCAATATCCGGGGACGGGACCTGGCGGTCGGCGATATCCATGGTCACTTCCAGCGCCTGCAACAGTGCCTGGATGCGGTCGGGTTCGATCCAGCGGTGGACCGCCTGTTCAGCGTGGGTGACCTGGTCGACCGTGGGCCGCATAGCGAGGCAGCACTGGAGTGGTTGGCGCAGCCCTGGTTCCATGCCGTGCAAGGCAACCACGAGGCCCTGGCAATTACCCGCGTGCGCGGTGGGCGGCTGGACCTGGACATGTACCGCGCCGCTGGAGGTAGCTGGTTTCTCGACCTGCCACGGGGCGAGCAATTGCGCTTCGTGGAGCGCTTCGAGCAACTGCCGATTGCGATAGAAGTAGAAAGTGCGGCCGGGCTGGTGGGCCTGCTGCATGCCGACAGCCCGTTTGCCGACTGGGCAGTACTGCGCACCTGGCTGGAACTGGAGGACGACCCCAAGGTGCGGGAAGTGTGCCAGTGGTCGCGGCGGCGGCTGAAGGAAGGCGACACCCAGCCGGTGCAGGGCCTGCGTGCCTTGCTGGTCGGCCACACGCCGGTGCTGGAGGCCAAGCAGTTGGGCAATGTCTGGCACCTGGACACGGGCGGGTGGGCCAGTGGCCATTTCACCTTGATGGACATGCGTACCCTGAAACTGATCAGCCCCGCGCCAGGTGCAGCAACAACGCCCCCGCCAAAACCACCAGCATGA
- a CDS encoding DUF3016 domain-containing protein codes for MRTALVCAVLMALSLDSMAQGAPAAQVEVRFDHPEKFRDASLDSHGYERGADAYVMKTLSQYLQQLGQRYLQPGQQLVIDIRDIDLAGRFEPWHSQAYDVRFMREITWPTIDLTYTLSQPGKPDQQAQERVSDKMYLSRPGRVASSSDRLYAEKAMLSDWFRQRFATHSAS; via the coding sequence ATGCGTACCGCCCTCGTGTGTGCCGTGCTCATGGCGCTGTCACTGGACAGCATGGCACAAGGTGCCCCGGCCGCGCAGGTCGAGGTGCGTTTCGACCACCCGGAAAAATTCCGCGATGCCAGCCTCGACAGCCACGGTTATGAACGTGGTGCCGACGCCTATGTCATGAAAACCCTCAGCCAATACCTGCAGCAGCTCGGCCAGCGCTACCTGCAACCGGGCCAGCAACTGGTCATCGACATCCGCGACATCGACCTGGCCGGGCGCTTCGAGCCCTGGCACAGCCAGGCCTACGATGTGCGCTTCATGCGCGAGATCACCTGGCCGACCATCGACCTCACCTACACCCTCAGCCAACCTGGCAAACCCGATCAGCAGGCGCAGGAGCGGGTCAGCGACAAGATGTACCTGAGCCGCCCGGGCCGGGTCGCCAGCAGCAGTGACCGCCTGTATGCCGAAAAGGCCATGCTCAGCGACTGGTTCCGCCAACGCTTCGCGACGCACTCGGCTTCCTGA
- a CDS encoding carbon-nitrogen hydrolase family protein, with translation MKLCAVQLASLKGDLPGNLQRHLACIEQASALGAELVVFPELSLTGYEPSVARQAALPVASTRLDPLQAACDRLGITIAVGLPLPTPDGIRIGMPIFSPGAPRQAYAKRRLHDDELPYFTPGDQALLLEMGEHRVAPAICYESMFMAHAAMAREHGADLYLVSVAKTAKGIREGHAHYPEVARELGMPVLMANCVGPADTFIGAGGSAAWDSQGRLLASLDEHSEGLIVLDTRNASASALPLDPHPA, from the coding sequence ATGAAACTGTGCGCCGTACAACTGGCATCGCTCAAGGGCGATTTGCCAGGCAACCTCCAGCGTCACCTGGCCTGCATCGAGCAGGCTTCGGCCCTGGGTGCCGAACTGGTGGTGTTTCCCGAACTGTCGCTGACCGGCTACGAGCCGAGTGTGGCGCGCCAGGCCGCCCTGCCGGTGGCCTCCACACGGCTGGACCCGCTGCAAGCCGCTTGTGACCGCCTGGGCATCACTATTGCCGTGGGCCTACCACTGCCAACGCCGGACGGCATACGCATCGGCATGCCGATCTTCAGCCCTGGGGCACCCCGCCAGGCCTATGCCAAGCGGCGCTTGCACGATGATGAACTGCCCTACTTCACCCCAGGCGATCAGGCCTTGCTGCTGGAGATGGGGGAGCACCGGGTGGCGCCGGCAATCTGTTACGAATCGATGTTCATGGCACATGCGGCCATGGCCCGCGAGCACGGTGCCGACCTGTACCTGGTCAGCGTGGCGAAAACCGCCAAAGGCATCCGCGAGGGACACGCGCATTACCCAGAAGTGGCGCGTGAGCTTGGCATGCCGGTATTGATGGCCAACTGCGTGGGGCCGGCTGACACCTTCATCGGCGCCGGCGGCTCCGCTGCGTGGGACAGCCAGGGGCGCTTGCTGGCCAGCCTGGATGAGCACAGTGAAGGGCTGATCGTACTCGACACCCGTAATGCCAGCGCAAGCGCGCTGCCTTTGGACCCGCACCCTGCATGA
- a CDS encoding methylated-DNA--[protein]-cysteine S-methyltransferase — translation MSSAFTFMQSPVGTLTLVARGDSLAAVLWEEERENRVRLGALHRDDQCPVLVETARQLGEYFAGKRQRFELALDFAGTEFQRQVWAALLAIPFGETRSYGDIARQIGNPSAVRAVGAANGRNPISIIAPCHRVIGASGSLTGFAGGLAAKQYLLALEGRQSLALDF, via the coding sequence ATGTCCAGCGCTTTCACTTTCATGCAATCGCCCGTCGGCACGCTGACCCTGGTGGCCCGTGGCGACAGCCTGGCAGCTGTGCTGTGGGAAGAGGAGCGGGAAAACCGCGTACGCCTGGGCGCCCTGCACCGTGATGACCAGTGCCCGGTACTGGTGGAAACCGCTCGCCAGCTCGGCGAGTACTTTGCCGGCAAGCGCCAGCGTTTCGAACTGGCGCTGGACTTTGCCGGCACCGAGTTCCAGCGGCAGGTGTGGGCCGCGCTGCTGGCGATACCGTTCGGCGAAACCCGCAGCTACGGCGATATCGCCCGGCAAATCGGCAACCCCAGCGCGGTGCGTGCCGTAGGCGCCGCCAATGGCCGCAACCCGATTTCGATCATCGCCCCGTGCCATCGGGTAATCGGCGCGTCGGGCAGCTTGACTGGCTTTGCCGGTGGCCTCGCGGCCAAGCAGTACCTGCTGGCGCTGGAGGGCCGGCAAAGCCTGGCGCTGGACTTCTAA
- a CDS encoding lipopolysaccharide biosynthesis protein — MNTLPSQPSAERGAFSHFEACRNTQQGPVVILASGASAKHFPLGEFAHLPIIAMNGSVAMTAEHGIKPFFYVCTDKSFRLQQPALFATALRDSERLALWPEQYAGANVPADTECYALHKADTPGLLDGLRGHGDSCVCNRALWSKRSRSIAFSKDLAHGFFDARTVAYVALQLAYHLGFEEVLLVGVDLDQSVGRFYENGNGECSPCGLDQHWDSRILPSLTLMAREVVNEHFHVYNLSATSRIPDDLIPKVNLSQARCIAGCAMT, encoded by the coding sequence ATGAACACACTTCCGTCGCAGCCAAGCGCTGAACGCGGGGCGTTCTCCCATTTCGAGGCGTGTCGCAACACCCAGCAGGGCCCCGTGGTGATACTTGCCTCCGGTGCGTCTGCCAAGCATTTTCCATTGGGCGAATTCGCCCATTTGCCCATCATCGCCATGAACGGCTCGGTTGCCATGACCGCCGAACACGGTATCAAACCGTTCTTTTACGTGTGCACCGACAAAAGTTTTCGCCTGCAACAGCCGGCCTTGTTCGCCACGGCCTTGCGCGACAGCGAGCGCCTGGCACTTTGGCCCGAGCAGTATGCGGGTGCCAATGTGCCAGCGGATACCGAGTGTTATGCCTTGCACAAAGCCGACACGCCAGGCCTGCTGGACGGTTTGCGTGGCCACGGTGACAGCTGCGTGTGCAACCGCGCACTGTGGAGCAAACGTAGCCGTTCGATTGCCTTCAGCAAAGACCTGGCCCATGGTTTCTTCGATGCTCGCACAGTGGCGTACGTGGCCTTGCAGCTGGCTTACCACCTGGGCTTCGAAGAGGTGCTGCTGGTAGGGGTAGACCTCGATCAGAGCGTCGGGCGCTTCTACGAGAACGGCAACGGCGAGTGTTCGCCGTGCGGGCTGGACCAGCATTGGGACAGCCGCATTCTGCCGTCGTTGACACTGATGGCCAGAGAAGTGGTCAACGAACATTTTCATGTCTACAACCTGTCGGCGACTTCGCGTATTCCTGACGATCTGATCCCCAAGGTCAACCTCAGCCAGGCGCGGTGCATTGCCGGCTGCGCAATGACTTGA
- a CDS encoding long-chain-fatty-acid--CoA ligase, protein MSDYLPPLRDMDFLLNEVFDIPTWWAQTPALAEVVDGDTARAILEQAGKLIAERVAPLNRSGDEQGCRWEAGQVRTPDGFADAYRAFATDGWVGVAGAPEYGGMGMPKVIGAQLEEMLNAANLSFGLYPMLTAGACLALLNHASEPLKALYLPPMYQGRWTGSMCLTEPHAGTDLGLIRTRAEPIAEGCYRLSGTKIFITGGEQDLTENIIHLVLARLPDAPAGPKGISLFLVPKVLVDADGALGEANAVSCGSIEHKMGIKASATCVMNFDGATGYLVGEPNKGLNAMFTMMNYERLGVGIQGLALGERSYQGAIAYARDRLQGRAPTGAEALAQHADPIVVHPDVRRMLLTMKALNEGGRAFSTYVALQLDLAKYSDDPAACAKAEAKVALLTPVAKAFLTDMGLETTVHGQQVLGGHGYIREWGQEQLIRDCRITQIYEGTNGIQALDLVGRKLLGDGGKAYLGVSDEMVAFAEALPVEHAEFAAPLLAAVHNVDELSAWLLDRGQGNPRELGAAAVEYLQVFGYTLYAYLWARMAVVCLAHAAPEPFHLSKLGTARFYFARLLPRIHSLSASVRAGSDSLYLLEPGNCEGHPHDHYPRHAPGRAGLCVPAADQAPAVVGCALPAQPGNRLRRQAALHLHHVAGAYSTAGQRAERCRVQPGDTVALLDWDSHRALECFFAVPMLGAVLHTVNVRLSSEQVRYTMNHAEDRLVLVHDDFLPLMQQLRADLPTVKGFIRLSDGGHAAQGVPLLGEYETMLAAAEPYFEFPDFDENSLATLFYTSGTTGNPKGVYFSHRQLVLHTLVEQGTLAACGEVPLLRTGDVYMPITPMFHVHAWGVPYVATALGIKQVYPGRYEPNRLVRLFHEEGVTFSHCVPTVLQMMLDSEQGRRTDLAGWKMLLGGSALTLGLAQRASERGISVHCGYGMSESCPLLSITYLSAELLAKPIAQQLPLRIDAGVPIAMVDLRIVDSEGREVPHDGESLGEVVVRAPWLTQGYLHEPEQGAALWLGGWMHTGDLACIDAAGVVRIRDRIKDVIKTGGEWVSSVALENLISQHPFVASVAVVGVPDPQWGEQPLALVVCCEGVQLDQPSLARHLQPFVDSGHLNKWAIPRQLRCVDEIPRTSVGKIDKKRIRQTEV, encoded by the coding sequence ATGTCTGATTACCTTCCGCCACTGCGTGACATGGATTTTCTGTTGAACGAAGTGTTCGACATCCCGACCTGGTGGGCGCAAACGCCCGCACTGGCCGAGGTGGTCGACGGCGACACGGCCCGGGCCATACTCGAACAGGCCGGCAAGCTGATCGCCGAGCGGGTAGCGCCGCTCAACCGCAGTGGCGACGAGCAGGGCTGCCGCTGGGAGGCTGGCCAGGTACGTACTCCCGATGGTTTCGCCGATGCCTATCGGGCATTCGCCACCGACGGCTGGGTAGGTGTGGCCGGGGCCCCGGAATACGGTGGCATGGGCATGCCGAAGGTGATCGGTGCTCAGCTCGAGGAGATGCTCAATGCCGCCAATCTATCGTTCGGCCTGTACCCAATGCTGACCGCCGGGGCCTGCCTGGCACTGCTCAACCATGCCAGCGAGCCGCTGAAGGCGCTGTACCTGCCGCCGATGTACCAAGGCCGCTGGACCGGCTCCATGTGCCTTACCGAACCGCACGCTGGCACCGACCTGGGGCTGATCCGCACCCGCGCGGAGCCCATCGCCGAAGGTTGCTACCGCCTCAGCGGCACGAAGATCTTCATCACTGGCGGCGAGCAGGACCTGACCGAAAACATCATCCACCTGGTGCTGGCGCGGCTGCCCGATGCGCCCGCCGGGCCCAAAGGTATCTCGCTGTTTTTGGTGCCCAAGGTGCTGGTCGACGCCGACGGTGCGCTGGGCGAGGCCAACGCGGTAAGTTGCGGCTCTATCGAGCACAAGATGGGCATCAAGGCCTCGGCCACCTGCGTGATGAACTTCGATGGCGCCACCGGCTACCTGGTCGGCGAGCCGAACAAGGGCCTCAATGCCATGTTCACCATGATGAACTACGAGCGCCTGGGCGTGGGCATCCAGGGCCTGGCCCTGGGCGAGCGCTCCTATCAGGGCGCCATCGCCTATGCCCGTGATCGCCTGCAAGGCCGCGCGCCGACAGGCGCCGAAGCACTGGCGCAGCATGCCGACCCGATTGTCGTCCACCCGGACGTACGCCGTATGTTGCTGACCATGAAAGCGCTGAACGAAGGTGGGCGGGCGTTTTCAACCTACGTGGCGTTGCAGCTGGACCTGGCCAAGTACAGCGATGACCCGGCTGCCTGCGCCAAGGCCGAAGCCAAGGTGGCGTTGCTTACACCGGTGGCCAAGGCCTTCCTCACCGACATGGGGCTGGAGACCACCGTGCACGGCCAGCAGGTACTGGGTGGCCACGGCTATATCCGTGAGTGGGGCCAGGAGCAGTTGATACGTGACTGCCGCATCACCCAGATCTACGAAGGTACCAACGGCATCCAGGCCCTCGACCTGGTCGGGCGCAAGCTGTTGGGTGATGGTGGCAAGGCTTACCTTGGCGTGTCTGACGAAATGGTCGCCTTTGCCGAGGCGCTGCCGGTGGAGCACGCCGAGTTCGCTGCGCCACTGCTGGCTGCCGTGCACAACGTCGACGAACTGAGCGCTTGGTTGCTCGACCGTGGCCAAGGCAACCCGCGCGAGCTTGGCGCGGCGGCGGTGGAGTACCTTCAGGTGTTTGGCTACACCCTCTACGCCTACCTGTGGGCGCGCATGGCTGTGGTGTGCCTGGCCCATGCGGCACCTGAGCCGTTCCACCTGAGCAAGCTCGGCACCGCGCGCTTCTACTTTGCCCGCCTGCTGCCACGCATCCACTCGCTCAGCGCCAGCGTGAGGGCCGGCAGCGATAGCCTGTACCTGCTCGAGCCGGGCAACTGTGAAGGCCACCCACATGATCACTACCCGCGTCATGCCCCCGGCCGAGCAGGCCTATGCGTACCCGCTGCTGATCAAGCGCCTGCTGTTGTCGGGTGTGCGCTACCAGCCCAACCAGGAAATCGTCTACGCCGACAAGCTGCGCTACACCTACACCACGTTGCTGGAGCGTATTCAACGGCTGGCCAACGTGCTGAGCGCTGCCGGGTCCAGCCTGGCGACACCGTGGCCTTGCTCGACTGGGACAGCCACCGCGCATTGGAGTGTTTCTTCGCCGTACCCATGCTGGGCGCAGTGTTGCATACGGTAAACGTGCGGTTGTCCAGCGAGCAGGTGCGCTACACCATGAACCACGCCGAGGACCGGCTGGTGCTGGTGCACGACGACTTTCTGCCGTTGATGCAGCAGCTGCGCGCCGACCTGCCGACAGTGAAGGGCTTCATCCGCCTGAGTGACGGCGGTCACGCCGCGCAAGGCGTGCCTCTGCTGGGCGAGTACGAAACCATGCTGGCGGCTGCAGAACCGTACTTCGAATTCCCGGACTTCGACGAAAACTCGCTGGCCACGCTGTTCTATACCAGCGGTACCACCGGCAACCCCAAGGGTGTGTACTTCAGTCACCGGCAACTGGTGCTGCATACCCTGGTCGAGCAGGGCACTTTGGCCGCGTGCGGTGAGGTACCGCTGCTGCGCACCGGCGATGTGTACATGCCGATCACGCCCATGTTCCATGTGCATGCCTGGGGCGTGCCTTACGTGGCGACGGCACTTGGCATCAAGCAGGTCTACCCGGGGCGCTACGAGCCCAACCGCCTGGTGCGCCTGTTCCATGAGGAGGGGGTGACCTTCTCCCATTGCGTGCCAACGGTGCTGCAGATGATGCTCGACAGCGAGCAAGGGCGCCGCACCGACCTTGCCGGCTGGAAAATGCTGCTGGGCGGCAGCGCGCTGACCCTGGGCCTGGCCCAGCGCGCCAGCGAGCGCGGCATCAGCGTGCACTGTGGTTACGGCATGTCGGAAAGCTGCCCGCTGCTCAGCATCACCTACCTGAGTGCCGAGCTGCTGGCAAAGCCCATCGCGCAACAATTGCCGCTGCGCATCGATGCCGGTGTGCCGATTGCCATGGTGGACCTGCGTATCGTCGACAGCGAGGGCCGGGAGGTGCCGCACGACGGTGAAAGCCTGGGTGAAGTCGTGGTGCGCGCGCCTTGGCTGACCCAAGGCTACCTGCACGAACCGGAGCAAGGCGCAGCACTGTGGTTGGGGGGCTGGATGCACACCGGTGACCTGGCTTGTATCGATGCGGCGGGCGTGGTGCGTATCCGCGACCGGATCAAGGACGTGATCAAGACCGGTGGCGAGTGGGTCAGCTCGGTAGCGCTGGAAAACCTGATCAGCCAGCACCCGTTTGTCGCCTCGGTGGCTGTCGTCGGTGTTCCTGATCCACAGTGGGGGGAACAACCCTTGGCCCTGGTGGTCTGCTGTGAGGGTGTGCAACTGGACCAGCCGTCATTGGCCAGGCACCTGCAGCCGTTTGTCGACAGCGGGCACTTGAACAAGTGGGCGATACCACGGCAGTTGCGTTGTGTGGACGAGATCCCCCGGACCAGTGTCGGCAAGATCGACAAGAAACGTATCCGCCAGACGGAAGTCTAG